In Desulfobulbaceae bacterium DB1, the sequence TGTTCTCGTCTTTAATGCACTGTCCGAAACTTTGGTGCCGGCTCTTCTCGCTGATTTTGCATAGAATTTTTCTTTCTTACTCAGGCTCTTATTATTTGTCAATATGTTGTATTCGCCAAAAGTCGTTTTTTTGACGCAAAGGCACCAAGTTGCAAAGGCAACATGCTGTTTTAAAGAGGAATGTCTTTGTTGCGGTGCGTCATAAAAGGGGGAGGGGCAAAATGAAGCCTGAGCAGGGGATTTTCTTGCGGCACCGCCGGTGTTCTGCTATCTTTACCCGTTTTCATCCGGTCTTGATGAAACGCCGGTGTCGCGCAGATTCCCTTTTTAACAGGAAGTAACAGGTATGCAATACGAAGAGGCCTGGTCGTATCTTGACAGGTTGCAGTTTTTCAAGATCAAGCTCGGCCTTGACAGCATGGCCGGTTTTCTTGAAGGTGTTGATCACCCGCAGAAACAGCTGAAATTCATTCATGTGGCGGGAACCAACGGCAAGGGGTCTGTTTCCGCCACCTTGCTCACCCTGCTGGCGGATGCCGGCTATCGGGTCGGTCTTTATACCTCGCCCCATCTCAGTTCCGTTCGCGAACGTTTCCGCATCAATGATCGCTATATTTCGAAAAAGGACTTTGCCGAAATCGCAACCCGCATCCGGCACAGCCTGGGTGACCGGCGGATTACCTATTTTGAGTTTACCACCGCCCTGGCCCTGCTTTGGTTTGCCGGGGAAAAAGTGGACATCGTCATCCTTGAGGTGGGGCTCGGCGGCAGGCTCGATGCGACCAATGTCATCACGCCCCTGGTCAGCATCATCACCAATGTTTCAATGGATCATGAAATGCACCTGGGGGCAACCTTGCGCCTGATCGCCATGGAAAAGGCGGGGATTATCAAACCGTCCATCCCGGTTGTCAGCGGGGTGGCGGCGGATGATAGCCGGGAGGTTGTCATCCGGGTCTGCCGGGAAAAGAACGCGCCCTTGTCCTTGCTGGGGCGTGATTTTTATTTTGAAAAAAATGAGAAAGGCACCCACAATTTTATTGGTCCCCTTGGTCTGAAAATAGAAGGCGTCCGTCTGGCAATGAAAGGGGTGTATCAGTTCGATAACGCCGCCATTGCCCTGGCTGCCCTGGATTTCCTGCAAAACCTTGGTTTCCCCCTTGACCCGGATCGCATCAGATCCGCCCTGTTGCAGGTGCGCTGGCCGGGCAGGCTCGAATATTTCCGCCGGAACGTGTCGTCGGGACGGATCATGACGGCTGACGACGCAAAGGAAAACGGCGCGGAAAAAGAGGATGTGCGACGATATCTTCTGGACGGCGCCCATAACCCGGCCGGTGTCGATTGTCTGAAACAAAGCCTGGAAACGGAGTTTGACTATAAAAGACTCATCTGCGTCTGGGCCAGCATGGGGGACAAGGATATCCGCAAAACACTCACTATCATAGCCCCGCTTTGTGATACCCTCATTTTCACCCGGCCTGAAAGCGAGCGGTCGGCGACACCCGGCCAGCTTCTCGACATACTGCCGGAGGAGTTGCGCCATCGGGCGGTTTGTTGTGACACGGTAAAAGAGGCATTGACCTGCGCCGAAAGGGCATCCTGTTGTGATGACCTGGTTTGCGTGGCCGGTTCCCTGTATCTGATCGGCGCGGCGCGGCACATTCTCCTTGGCGATCTGGTTGATGAAGAATGATGGATGACTACGGATTCATCGGTATTGATGAGGGGCTGATAAAAAAGGAAAAGGCCAAGGCGCGGGACCTCAGGAAAAGCCGCTGGTGGCAAAACAGAATTGCCGAGGGCATCTGTTATTACTGCAAGCGGAAATTTCCCCCGGCGGAACTGACCATGGACCATCTGCAACCCCTGTCCCGCGGAGGAAAAAGCAGCAAGGGAAATCTCGTGCCCGCCTGCAAGGAGTGTAATAACAAGAAGCGCCAGATGCTCCCCCTGGAATGGCAGGAGTATCTGGACGTATTCAAGGATGAGAAATAACGGCCCTATCGCCTTGTTTCGTGAATCGGCGGCGGGGTCTGCCGGCTGAACCTCCCGTAAAAAAACGCGGTCGGATTTCGGTTCAGCCGCCGAAACAGATGCCTATCTCCCGGGCGGTCAGAACCTTGTCGCTGTCCAGCGGCACCTTTTTCCTGCCTTTGACCGCATCGGCAAGCGGAACGGCGCACATCTGGTCGCCGGACAGGGCCACCATCTGGTCAAAGTTGCCTTGTTCGGCAAGCCGCACGGCCGTGGCGCCGAATCGCAGGGCCAGCAGCCGGTCGAATGTGGTTGGCGAGCCGCCGCGTTGCAGATGGCCGAGCACCAAGGATCTGGTGTCCTTGCCGGTGCGCTTGTTGATTTCCTTGGCCACCCATTCGCCGATACCCCCGAGTATTTTTTCGGCCCTGCCGATTTCACCTTCTCCCTTGTGAATCGCCTCCTGGTCCTTGGCCTTTGCCCCTTCAGCCACCACCACGATGGCATAATGTTTTTCATGCAGCTCGTTGTCGGTAATTTTTTCACAGACGAGATCGATATCAAAGGGCAATTCCGGAATCAAAATAACATCCGCGCCGCCGGAGATTCCTGAATTCAAGGCAATCCAGCCCGAATCCCGGCCCATGACCTCGACCACCAGCACCCTGTCGTGGGATTTGGCGGTGGAATGGAGTTTGTCCAGCGCCTCGGTGGCGGTGGAAACAGCCGTGTCAAAGCCGAAGGTCATCTGGGTGGCCTGCAGGTCGTTGTCGATGGTTTTCGGCACGCCGATGACCGGCATGCCCTTTTCCGTGAAAAAACGGTGGGCGATCTCCAAACTGCCGTCACCTCCCACCGCGATATGGCAATAAAAATTCATCCGTTTGAAATTTTTCATCACCCGGTCGGAAATGTCGCGGATCTGAAATTCGCCGGCCAGGTTTTCAACCGGCATGGAAAAGGGGTTGCCCTTGTTGGTTGAGCCCAGGATGGTTCCACCCGTGGGGGTGATGTCAGCCACATCCTTGGGCGTGAGCCGAATGAGCTCGTCCACGTCGAGCAGCCCCAGGTAGCCCTGTCGGCTGCCGTATACTTCCCAACCGCGCCACTGCGAGGCCATGACCACGGAATAGATGACGGCATTCAAGCCGGGCGCATCCCCTCCACCGGTAGAAATAACTATTTTTTTCATGGACGATTCCTGAAGGTCAGAACATTAGTAAGAAAAAATCCGCTCATCCGTATTGTTTTTTTTGTTTTCATGCACATTGTATATTTATCTGACAATGTAGCATTGAGGGAATTGCGGAGTGGTGTCAATTCTTTTTTGATTATAGATGGTTGTTGCCTGTCCTGCAAACAAATGTCTCATTTTTGATTTTTTTTGCTCCGTGACCATTTTATTGACTTCTCACGTTTAATAACTTATAATTTGAGAAATTTTATTAAATTCAACGTGTGTTTTTATCAGTTCGCAGCACTCCCATCGTGAATTAATCATTTCAGTTTTACTTTTTTATAATCTTTTCATAATTTTTTTAACAGGAGGTTTTCGTAATGTTGAATGTGACTGATCTGGCCATTAAAAATTTAAAGGCGTATATGGAGCAGAATAGTATTGATTCCGCTATCCGTGTCGCCCTGATGCAGGGCGGCTGAGCCGGCCCGTCACTCGGGTTGGCTCTGGATGAGCCAAAAGACAATGACAAGGTATTTGACCAGGATACTCTGAAATTCCTGGTTGATTCATCACTTCTGAGCAGCTGCGGCAGCATCAAGGTCGATTTCGTCGATGCCGGACCCCGTTCCGGATTCGCCATATCGTCAAGTGTGCCGCTGGGTGGAAAATCAGCCTGCGGTTCCTGCGGGAGCTCCTGCGGTTGATCATCTTCCCTGCATGAATGCAATAAAAAAACCCGCCTTCCGGCGGGTTTTTTTATTGCCCGATCATCCCTCCGCGTTTCCTTCTCTTTCTCCGTGAAAAATGTCGCCCTGTGACACCTTGTCCCGCCACGTTTTACCTCTGCTTGACAAAGCTGATTTTCAATGCTATGGAAACCTGATTATGGGTAAAACTACCTGATTCAGGAGATTTTATTAACAGGCACGATTGAGGACGGATCATGACACGGTATGACGAAATTTTCCGCGGCAGCATTGAGCAGCCTGATATTTTCTGGGCAGAGGCGGCTGAAGGGATATCCTGGTACAAGAAGTGGGACAGAGTCCTCAATGATGATAATCCACCTTTTTACCGCTGGTTTTCAGGCGGAGAGATGAACACCTGCTTTAATGCCGTCGACCGCCATGTTGCAGCCGGTCGCGGGGAGCAGGCGGCCATAATTTACGATTCTCCGGTCACCGATACGATCAGAAAAATCTCATACCGTGAACTGCTGGATCAGGTCGCTGTTTTTGCCGGCGCGCTGCGCGACCAGGGCGTCGGCAAGGGCGATACGGTGATCATCTATATGCCGATGATTCCCGAGGCGGCGGTGGCCATGCTGGCCTGCGCCCGTCTGGGGGCCATTCATTCCGTTGTTTTCGGCGGGTTTGCCGCCCATGAGCTTGCCATCCGGGTCGACCATGCCCAGCCCAAGGTGGTTGTCACCGCCTCCGGCGCCATTGAAGGGAAAAAGATTCTCGCCTATAAGCCTCTTGTCGACAATGCCATTGACATGGCAAGCCATAAGCCGCACAAGTGCATTATCTTTCAACGTCCCTTTGTCACCGCGGAACTCAAGCAGGGGCGGGATCTCGACTGGCGGGAGGCGATACGCGCGGCGACACCTGTTGATTGTGTGCCGGTCGAGGCCACCGATCCTTTGTATATCCTCTATACCTCCGGCACCACCGGCATGCCCAAAGGGGTCATGCGGGACAACGGCGGTCATGCCGTTGCCCTCAACTGGAGCATGAAAAACGTCTACAATGTCGATGCCGGGGATGTCTTCTGGTCGGCTTCGGATGTCGGGTGGGTCGTCGGCCATTCCTATATTGTGTATGGACCCCTGCTGCGTGGCTGCACCACGGTTTTTTATGAGGGCAAACCCATCGGCACCCCTGATCCCGGAGCCTTCTGGCGGGTAATTTCCCAGCACGGCGTCAAGGTGCTTTTCACCGCTCCCACCGCTTTCCGGGCCATCAAGAAAGAGGACCCCAACGGCGAATATTGCCGGAAATATAACCTGGATAATTTTGAGGCCCTGTATCTTGCCGGCGAAAGACTTGATCCGGATACCTACCACTGGGCCGGCAATCTTCTGCAAAGGCCGGTGATTGACCACTGGTGGCAGACGGAAACCGGCTGGGCCATTGTCGCCAACTGTCGCGGCATCGAGGAATTTCCGGTCAAGCCCGGCTCGCCGACGAAACCGGTGCCCGGTTATGATGTGCGAATTCTTGATAACACCGGCAAGGAACTCGGCCCCAACCAGGAAGGCAATGTGGTGGTGAAACTGCCCCTGCCGCCCGGCACCCTTGCCTCGTTGTGGAAGGATGAGAAAAAATTCGTCACGTCATACATGTCCAACTTCAAGGGCTATTACGAAACCAGCGACGGCGGCTATATCGACGAGGACGGTTATGTTTACGTCATGGGCAGGATTGATGACGTTATCAACATCGCCGGCCATCGACTGTCAACCGGCGCCATGGAAGAGGTTATCTCCAACCATCCCGACGTGGCGGAATGCGCCGTCATCGGCACCCATGATGAGTTGAAGGGCGAGCTGCCGGTGGGATTTATTATTTTGAAGGCCGGAGTGAATCGTGATTTCGAGGAGGTGAAAAAGGAACTGACCCTGATGGTGCGCGATCAGATCGGTCCGATCGCCTGCTACAAGGAATCCATGCTGGCCAACCGGCTTCCCAAGACGCGATCCGGGAAGATTCTGCGCGGCACCATGCGGGCCATCGCCAACGGCAAGCAGTACCGCATGCCATCCACAATCGACGATCCGACAATTTTAAACGAGATCACCGATCTGCTTACCAGCAAGGGCTTTCCGAAATAAGTTTTTTGCGGAATCACTTCGACTGGGGAGATAACAGGGCCATCGGCTCATCCGGCGCTATATGAAAATTCACGAGTTTCAGGCAAAAGAGCTTTTTCGCAAATACGGCATTCTCGTTCCCTCCGGCAAGGTGGCCACCAGCCTTGATGAGGCGCTGGCCGCTGCCTGGGAATTGGCCTCATTTCCCTTGGTGATCAAGGCGCAGATCCACGCCGGCGGCAGGGGAAAGGGGGGCGGGGTGAAGCTCGCCGCCAATGCCGACGAGTTCACCCGCTGTTGCGGCAATATCCTCGGCATGCGGCTTGTCACGCCCCAGACCGGAGCGGAAGGGCGTCTGGTCCGCTCCGTGCTTATCGAGGAGGCGGTCGACATTGAGCGCGAACTGTATCTTTCCGTGCTGCCGGATCGGGAAACCGCCTCGATTGTGTTCATGGCAAGCACTGCCGGGGGGATGGATATCGAGGAAACAGCGGCCATGACGCCTGAGAAAATTCTCAAGGTTCATGTCAATCCGCTGCAGGGGATCCTGCCGCATCACATCCGGCAGCTTCTTTTCGGTTTCGGCATAGCAAAAGAGCGGACCGCTATCTGGACGTCCTTTGTCACATCGCTTTATACCTGTTTTGTTGAAAATGACTGCTCGCTGGTGGAAATTAATCCCCTGGTTGTCACCAAAAACGGGATGCCCCTTGCCCTTGACGCCAAAGTTGATCTGGACGGCAACGGGCTCTTCCGGCATCCGGAGCTTCGTCGGTTCCGGGACGAAAACGAGGAGGACCCGCTCGAGGTCGCGGCGCGTCGCTATAATCTCAATTATATCAGACTGTCCGGCAATGTCGGCAACATGGTGAATGGCGCGGGCCTGGCCATGGCCACCATGGACATCATAAAAAAGGCCGGAGCCGAACCGGCGAATTTTCTCGACGTGGGAGGCGGCGCCACCGCGGAAATGGTGGAAAAGGGTTTTGCCCTCATCATGAGCGACGCCAACGTCAAGGGAATCCTGGTTAATATTTTCGGCGGCATACTCCGGTGCGACGTGCTTGCCCGGGGCATTGTCGAGGCGGCGAAAAATGTCGGCATCTCCGTGCCCGTCGTCATCAGGATGGAAGGCACCAACGTGGAGCAGGGCAGGGCGATCCTGGCCGAATCGGGACTCAGCCTCATTTCTGCAAGCGACCTGGCCGATGCAGCGGCAAAAGTGGCGGAGATGGTGGCATGAGCATCTTTATCAAGAAATCGACCCGATTGCTGATTCAGGGAATCACCGGCAGGGAAGGGCGTTTTCATGCCGCCCAGTGCCTTGCCTACGGCACAAATGTTGTTGCCGGCGTCACCCCCGGCAAGGGCGGTGAAGCGGTTGACGGCGTTCCCGTCTTTGATACGGTTCATGATGCGGTTCGCGCAACCAAAGCCGACGCCAGCCTTCTGTTCGTTCCCCCCGCATTTGCCGCGGACGCCATCTGCGAGGCGGCCGACGCCGGGGTGAAACTCATTGTCTGCATCACCGAGGGCATTGCGGTGCTTGATATGCTCAAGGTGAAAAATTACCTTTCCCTGACCCGCTCCCGCTTGATCGGTCCCAATTGTCCGGGAATCATCACCCCTGGGGAATGCAAGGCGGGCATTATGCCGGGACCGATTCACAAAACCGGACGCATCGGCGTCGTTTCCCGTTCCGGAACATTGACCTATGAAGTGGTGCATCAATTGAGCCGTCAAGGAATCGGCCAGTCGACCTGTCTCGGCATTGGCGGTGATCCGGTCATCGGCACCTCGTTTATTGACTGCCTTGCCGAATTTGAACGAGACAGCGGGACGGACGGGGTGGTGCTGGTGGGTGAAATCGGCGGCCGGTCCGAGGAGGATGCGGCGCTTTATGTCAAGGAGAAGATGACAAAACCGGTGGTGGGGTTTATTGCCGGCCTGACCGCTCCGCCCGGCCGCAGGATGGGGCATGCCGGGGCCATTATCAGCGGCGGCAGCGGCACCGCGGCAGCAAAAATCAGCGCCATGGAGTCCTGCGGCATTCATGTCTGCCGGGATTTGACCATGCTCGGGAAATTTTCCAAGGAAATATTCGCCAATGTCGAAAAAAGATAAGCCATACCGGGTGTTGATTGCCAAGCCGGGCCTGGACGGCCATGACCGGGGCGCGAAATTCATCGCCCGTGCCCTGCGGGACGCGGGCTTTGAAGTGGTGTACACCGGCATCCGCCGCACCCCTGCCGAGATAGTCGCCGCCGCCCTGCAGGAGGATGTTGCGGTTATCGGTCTTTCTTCCCTGTCAGGCGGCCATCTCCGCCTCTTTCCCGCCGTGATGGACGCCCTGCGTGCCGCCAATGCCGCTGATATCAAGGTGCTCGGCGGCGGGGTGATTCCGGATGAGGATATTGCCGTGCTCAAGGAGGCCGGCATCGCAGAGGTTTTCACGCCGGGCACGCCCCTGCTCGATATTCTCCAGGCCTTCCGTAACGCCTGCGCCTCCCACGACAAACAGAGCGCTCTCTGAAATCCGCATGCGGCACGAACCGGAAAAAATTCTTGAGGGTCTGCATAACCGGCAGACACGCGCCATCGCCCGCGCCATCTCGCTTGTCGAGGATAACGACGACGCTGCCGCCTTTCTTCTTTCTTCCCTGGATAAGCCGAGTTTCGACCGTGCGCTGGTGCTCGGCATCACCGGATCGCCGGGTGTCGGCAAATCAACCTTGACCAGCGGCCTGATCCGTCATTACCGGAGTCTCGGCAAAAGGGTCGGCATTATCGCGGTTGACCCGTCGTCGCCCATCAGCGGCGGCGCCTTGCTGGGTGACCGGGTGCGCATGATGGGCCACGCCCTGGACCCGGATGTGGTGGTGCGTTCCATGGCCACCCGCGGCAGACTGGGCGGTTTGTGCGCCGCCGCGGGCGCCGCGGTGCGCATCATGGCCGCAGCCGGCTGTTCCCCCATCATTATTGAGACGGTCGGTGTCGGGCAGTCGGAAATGGATATCGTGCGGCTGGCGGATGTGACCATCATGGTTCTCGCCCCTGGAATGGGTGACTCGATTCAGGCCATGAAGGCCGGTATTCTGGAGGTTGCCGATCTGCTGGTGATCAACAAGGCGGACTGCCGGGGCGCGGAAACACTGGTGATGGACATGGAGGCCGCACTGCGTGACCAAAATGATGCCTGGACCTCGCGGGTGGTGAGCACGGTGGCCACCGAGGAAAAGGGGATCGACGAACTGGCCCTGGCCATCGCCGGTTTTGACGTCCATTTGCGGGAGGCCGCCATTCGTGCAAAAAGGCGCGAGGCATCGCGCCGAAAGGAAATTGTCGACTGGGTGCTGGAGATGATCAAACCCCGCCTGACGGAGGAACTGACCAAATCCGATTCCCTGCCGGATGAGCCGCGCGCGGCCGCGAAAATCCTGGCGGAAAAGATGTTCACGGAAAAACAAAGTGAATAAAAAAATGAAAGAAAACAAAGAACTGCAAGAATGGCGGGAAAATGATCTGGCCCGCAGTCTGCGTCGCTTCCCGGAACGGAAGGAAAAATTCGTCAACCACGGCGGCGATGAGATACCGCGCCTGTCGTTGCCTGCCGAAATCGATGCGGAGTATACGGAAAAAATCGGGTTTCCGGGCCGTTACCCCTTTACCCGCGGGGTGCAGCCGACGATGTATCGGGGCCGGCTGTGGACCATGCGCCAGTATGCCGGCTTTTCCACCGCCGCTGAATCAAACCGGCGCTACCGCTATCTGCTTGAGCAGGGGACGACCGGTTTGTCGGTGGCCTTTGATCTGCCGACCCAGATCGGCTATGATTCCGACGATCCGATGAGCCTGGGCGAGGTGGGCAAGGTGGGTGTGGCCATCGATTCCCTTGCCGACATGGAGATCCTGTTTGACCGCATTCCCCTGGACAGCGTCAGCACCTCCATGACCATCAATTCCCCGGCCATTGTCCTGCTTGCCATGTATGTGGCGGTCGCGGAAAAACAGGGGGTTGCGCCGGAAAAGCTGAAAGGCACCATCCAGAATGACATTCTCAAGGAATATGTGGCCCGGGGTACCTATATCTTTCCGCCGGTTCCCAGCCTGCGGCTGATCACCAATATTTTTCAATGGTGCGGCGACCACACCCCGGAATTCAACACTATTTCCATTTCCGGCTATCACATCCGGGAAGCGGGGTCCACTGCCGTGCAGGAGGTGGCCTTTACCCTGGCCAACGGCATTACCTATGTGCAGACCGCCCTG encodes:
- a CDS encoding bifunctional folylpolyglutamate synthase/dihydrofolate synthase, translating into MQYEEAWSYLDRLQFFKIKLGLDSMAGFLEGVDHPQKQLKFIHVAGTNGKGSVSATLLTLLADAGYRVGLYTSPHLSSVRERFRINDRYISKKDFAEIATRIRHSLGDRRITYFEFTTALALLWFAGEKVDIVILEVGLGGRLDATNVITPLVSIITNVSMDHEMHLGATLRLIAMEKAGIIKPSIPVVSGVAADDSREVVIRVCREKNAPLSLLGRDFYFEKNEKGTHNFIGPLGLKIEGVRLAMKGVYQFDNAAIALAALDFLQNLGFPLDPDRIRSALLQVRWPGRLEYFRRNVSSGRIMTADDAKENGAEKEDVRRYLLDGAHNPAGVDCLKQSLETEFDYKRLICVWASMGDKDIRKTLTIIAPLCDTLIFTRPESERSATPGQLLDILPEELRHRAVCCDTVKEALTCAERASCCDDLVCVAGSLYLIGAARHILLGDLVDEE
- a CDS encoding HNH endonuclease, whose amino-acid sequence is MMDDYGFIGIDEGLIKKEKAKARDLRKSRWWQNRIAEGICYYCKRKFPPAELTMDHLQPLSRGGKSSKGNLVPACKECNNKKRQMLPLEWQEYLDVFKDEK
- a CDS encoding 6-phosphofructokinase; the protein is MKKIVISTGGGDAPGLNAVIYSVVMASQWRGWEVYGSRQGYLGLLDVDELIRLTPKDVADITPTGGTILGSTNKGNPFSMPVENLAGEFQIRDISDRVMKNFKRMNFYCHIAVGGDGSLEIAHRFFTEKGMPVIGVPKTIDNDLQATQMTFGFDTAVSTATEALDKLHSTAKSHDRVLVVEVMGRDSGWIALNSGISGGADVILIPELPFDIDLVCEKITDNELHEKHYAIVVVAEGAKAKDQEAIHKGEGEIGRAEKILGGIGEWVAKEINKRTGKDTRSLVLGHLQRGGSPTTFDRLLALRFGATAVRLAEQGNFDQMVALSGDQMCAVPLADAVKGRKKVPLDSDKVLTAREIGICFGG
- the prpE gene encoding propionyl-CoA synthetase (catalyzes the formation of propionyl-CoA using propionate as a substrate; PrpE from Ralstonia solanacearum can produce acetyl-, propionyl-, butyryl- and acrylyl-coenzyme A, and Salmonella enterica produces propionyl- and butyryl-coenzyme A; not expressed in Escherichia coli when grown on propionate/minimal media; ATP-dependent); amino-acid sequence: MTRYDEIFRGSIEQPDIFWAEAAEGISWYKKWDRVLNDDNPPFYRWFSGGEMNTCFNAVDRHVAAGRGEQAAIIYDSPVTDTIRKISYRELLDQVAVFAGALRDQGVGKGDTVIIYMPMIPEAAVAMLACARLGAIHSVVFGGFAAHELAIRVDHAQPKVVVTASGAIEGKKILAYKPLVDNAIDMASHKPHKCIIFQRPFVTAELKQGRDLDWREAIRAATPVDCVPVEATDPLYILYTSGTTGMPKGVMRDNGGHAVALNWSMKNVYNVDAGDVFWSASDVGWVVGHSYIVYGPLLRGCTTVFYEGKPIGTPDPGAFWRVISQHGVKVLFTAPTAFRAIKKEDPNGEYCRKYNLDNFEALYLAGERLDPDTYHWAGNLLQRPVIDHWWQTETGWAIVANCRGIEEFPVKPGSPTKPVPGYDVRILDNTGKELGPNQEGNVVVKLPLPPGTLASLWKDEKKFVTSYMSNFKGYYETSDGGYIDEDGYVYVMGRIDDVINIAGHRLSTGAMEEVISNHPDVAECAVIGTHDELKGELPVGFIILKAGVNRDFEEVKKELTLMVRDQIGPIACYKESMLANRLPKTRSGKILRGTMRAIANGKQYRMPSTIDDPTILNEITDLLTSKGFPK
- a CDS encoding succinate--CoA ligase subunit beta — encoded protein: MKIHEFQAKELFRKYGILVPSGKVATSLDEALAAAWELASFPLVIKAQIHAGGRGKGGGVKLAANADEFTRCCGNILGMRLVTPQTGAEGRLVRSVLIEEAVDIERELYLSVLPDRETASIVFMASTAGGMDIEETAAMTPEKILKVHVNPLQGILPHHIRQLLFGFGIAKERTAIWTSFVTSLYTCFVENDCSLVEINPLVVTKNGMPLALDAKVDLDGNGLFRHPELRRFRDENEEDPLEVAARRYNLNYIRLSGNVGNMVNGAGLAMATMDIIKKAGAEPANFLDVGGGATAEMVEKGFALIMSDANVKGILVNIFGGILRCDVLARGIVEAAKNVGISVPVVIRMEGTNVEQGRAILAESGLSLISASDLADAAAKVAEMVA
- a CDS encoding succinate--CoA ligase subunit alpha, with protein sequence MSIFIKKSTRLLIQGITGREGRFHAAQCLAYGTNVVAGVTPGKGGEAVDGVPVFDTVHDAVRATKADASLLFVPPAFAADAICEAADAGVKLIVCITEGIAVLDMLKVKNYLSLTRSRLIGPNCPGIITPGECKAGIMPGPIHKTGRIGVVSRSGTLTYEVVHQLSRQGIGQSTCLGIGGDPVIGTSFIDCLAEFERDSGTDGVVLVGEIGGRSEEDAALYVKEKMTKPVVGFIAGLTAPPGRRMGHAGAIISGGSGTAAAKISAMESCGIHVCRDLTMLGKFSKEIFANVEKR
- a CDS encoding methylmalonyl-CoA mutase → MSKKDKPYRVLIAKPGLDGHDRGAKFIARALRDAGFEVVYTGIRRTPAEIVAAALQEDVAVIGLSSLSGGHLRLFPAVMDALRAANAADIKVLGGGVIPDEDIAVLKEAGIAEVFTPGTPLLDILQAFRNACASHDKQSAL